GTGATCCTAGAGATGATTTACAGAAACacgttgtatatataatactatgttGCGTAACATaagcgataaataattatgtaaatttttagtttattattacagACCTATAGACACTCGTGCGTGAGGTATGAATAAGAAGATCTCTTGTAaagcattattaataaatatcgcaTCAAACGTAAAACacacaaattatttgaagCAGTGGACCCTATCTACTTGAAGCAGGTCACCCTATCTACTCTTAGCAGCTTAATTACCGCCAATTTAAATAAGTTctcgttaatttttaaatcacagTATCCACACTACGTCTGATAAAAACCCGCATTTTATCAAGGTAAACAATGAATCTAGGACATTGCGTAGAGTGCTGGCGACTCCTAAATAACTCATTCCGCATATGTAAATCAACACCTATATTCCCTTACTCTGCATGCATCTCACGTTTTATGATTCCGTAAAAACAGTACATATAACGTATAAAAGTCGAGAGGCGAGTCACCAGGGCGCATTCCGCTTCTGTATCCTGCGAAGACACTACAGGTGATATTCAACCAGTTATTATCggtgtatatatatagcttaggtagaaaaaaaacatttataatttctgttcACAGTATGATTTCTGATTTAAGTTTTGAAATTGGACaactaaatcattttattttcaactatAAAAATCcatcattttttctttatttattttccacaAATGAGTGTTCTCGATCATTTATTCGATGCACATATCGCAATGTTAAGATTTGCAGTTTgctaacaataacaataagaTTATTTGTAAACTTGTTTGTAAAGAGAATCAGAGAACACAGATAATCAGAAATCACGCGTACTTAAATCACGTGGAAAAAGATACGGCATTCGTGATTTTGTAATCAGTAGAAGCACTCtgcatttttacaattttttgataaacattATCTTCATCTATAATTAGGTGATGAGAACttcttatcaatttttatcacttatttAGATTAGCTTCCGTTTCGATTGAAAAGACACGCTGTCAATCACGCAATAATTAATCGGTAGAGATTTCGTGATAAAATGATAGACTTGAGATATGATAGACTTGTgcacttaataaaaatataaatatacatataatacacaaaaaatacgaaacacgagcattattttttcaaaacaataatattaaattatttaactagaaAAATAAGCACAaccctgatggaaatattttgctgaaagtactatgaaatcaatgaaaagtaaaataaaagtttttgaaaaattactgaatatatatatttcaaaataaatcataattttccgtatgaaaatttaatgtaatactatgaaatataaggaaagttaaaatatattgctaaAAAGTAACaagagtttttaaataattatcattataaaatttaccgaattaaactgaaaactgttactttttaatgaaaaattgctgaaatatttatgaaactaATTAATGGGgtcaattgagagaaattttcaaatacatttcagcaaaatttcgttatatttttagaaaaatatttttatgagagaaactaaaaaagtttttcaaaaaataaaatttatattacgacaattattaaaataagaataaatttagtagatattcaataataatttttttgtcttaTTACATCTGTGTCGCGTATGTATATTGCAAGTACTTTCTTTATGTTACATATgcattattgaattatattaaaagtgtaattttttttttaaattgcgactttttcaagtttatacattattttcatacaatagcaaaaaaatattgctgttttccgtaaatatgtatttaaatgtaatatttcaatactaatattattttataaataaaaaaataagcttttctaatatctataatatgcAAGAATTGGATTTAAgcctaaattaaataaaaatttataaatgtatataatattaaacatttaataaaggCATATGAGACGACTAATTGTGAAATGTTACCTTGATACTCACTGAACGCGTGGCACAGGATAAGCGCGATAAGATGAAGCTTTCTTACGAAGCTAATCCGATAGATGATTGGTAAAACCCAACGTGATCACTGTTTGATTGATGGAtatgatttttctgaaataatgtTCTGAATCGATCATTGGTGCCGTGTGCACCTagtgtttaaatataatgaacGAAACAGTAGCAACAATCGTAAATCCTCCTGTCTTGCAAAAGGTAAGCTTCTCGAATTAGATGATTTTGGAATTAAAGtacacaaattaaatattgataacaatTAGGTTGTTAATAGTGTTATGTGTTAGTGTCACGCGttacaactaaaaataatcttcgcggttaataattaataaaatagttaaaaattaattaaacatgaaGTTTATGTCTTAAAAATATGGGAAATATGTTTGCATAGAGTCATCATGTGGAAGATAATAGTGCTGTGTACGATTGTGGGCCTGGCAGCGGCCCAGAAGGCTACCTTTAAGAATTACAAGGTCTTCAGGATTATTCCAACCACAGAGGCTCAAGTTGAAATACTGCGCGAGTTCCAAGAGGTTTCCGATGGAGTGAGTACATTTTGAAATGCAAACACACaagtatcaaataatattgagTTCACGAttctttctttgaaaaaaaaaaaattataattaaatatattaatcttatCAATTGAGATttgcacaaaattatttttataaattacaaaattatttattaacaaacatTAAGGATAAGCCTAAAGAAATGAATAATCTTTAAGTAgctttaaaatgaaattttaattaagtgtACAATTGTTGTTTTATAGTTCTCCTTCTGGGAAGCACCGAGTTACGTGAATAAACAGGCGGATCTCATGGTCGCTCCGCACAAACTGCCAGAATTTTACGATGCAATGGCTCAGGTCAATATACCCTATCAGATCTGCATCGATGACGTTCAGGAATTAATTGAAGAAACGACATCCCTCAGCCGATCGAGGACGTTCGATTTTACCAGCTACCACACTCTTGACGTAATTTACAAACGACTGGACGAGCTGGCCGCTGAACATCCCAACAAAGTGCAGGTTGTCGTGGGTGGCAAAACGTATGAGGGACGTCAGATCAAAGGCGTCAAGGTCTCCTTTAAGGCAAACAATCCGGGAATCTTCGTCGAGGGTGGTATTCACGCTAGGGAATGGATCTCGCCCGCAACCGTCATGTTCATTCTGGAACAACTGCTGACTAGCAAAGACGCGGACGTGAGAGCTCTGGCCGAGAGCCACGACTGGTACATCTTCCCCTCGTTCAATCCCGACGGATACGTGTATACTCACACCAAGGTAAGATAAGCGCCGTTTTGTGATATCTCATAGCattaaacacaaatatttcaattgtgATGCAAATCAATCGGTTTCTTCGACTTTTTTCAGAATCGATTATGGAGGAAGACACGTAAGCCTTACAGTGTTCTCTGCTACGGCAGCGATCCCAACAGGAACTGGGACTACAGATGGAGAAGTAAGTTATtcatattctataaaaaaaattgtaatgacTTACAACAGAAATGagaatttagattattttttaagaattttagagaactcataaaataaaattggctCGACGTTTATTAACATCATTGTATTTCGACATTCGTAGCTGGAGGTGCCAGCAGCAACCCATGCGATGAAACTTATGCTGGAAGTGCACCGTTCTCAGATATAGAGACAAAGAGCTTGTCTGAATATATCAAATCTATTTCCGACAAATTCTACGCGTACATCTCGTTCCACAGTTATTCGCAGCTTTTGATGTTTCCTTACGGCCACACAAGGGAACATCTTGAGAATCACGATGAATTggtaagaaattttaatattagaattagaaataatattattttttttaactttggataaaaacataataatttttagattgaTGTAACAATTATTGCATTTGTGTACCAtcgtcattatatttttaataaaataatataaattattattcaaattacaaAACTAAATATGAAAGCGATTGACTGCATATTAAAagcgaaatattaattttttctatagataTATCAACGAGACGGGTTAATTATATGTCGATTTGATTTCCTTGACAATTTAAATCTCATGCAATGCATTCTTGTagtttaaaatcttttcttattaatccactttcaaatttaattatcatggTCTTGTCAAGTTTAAGCATTATACAAGTGTTAATAACTTAAATTAATCACAATGATAAAACATGATGAATGCTTTTGTAACAAGATCTTCTGTAATCTTTGCGATTTCAGTTGGCTATCGGTTCGAAATCAATTGCAGCTCTCAAAAAGAGATACGGAACTGAATATGTGACTGGAAATATTGCCGAGACGATTTGTAAGTATTATATACAGATATCTCaacatattttacttatcGTATTATCTTATCAgtcataattaaacattttataatcattctcagaattaaagatttttttttatttctattttaagttataatataattttatttaatggttggaatttaaaataaacataattgcAAGACATAActcttctaatattttaaattacttctaGATATTGCTACTGGAAGTACTGTAGATTACGTCAAAGGCGTTCTTCGTAAACCAATCTCCTACACATACGAATTACGCGATCGGGGTCGTTACGGTTTCTTGCTGCCTCCCGACCAGATTATTCCGACTGGTGAAGAAACTATGGATTCTCTCGTAGCTTTGTTTAAAGAGGCAAAAGCACGTGGATAtccgaaaaatatttaaagctgACTTAatcaattgtaaatattgttatcgATAATgtattcttatttaataaatttccaattcCTTATTTTATTTGGTAATCCATTGAtgtcaataaattttagtattttgagtttaaattatgcatttaatGTATCGGACTTCCTAtgcttttattattgttagtgAGATCATTCAAATGTAACTACCCCTGATAAAACTTCTGCttataatattagatatattatttgacattttgccagaattaattcaatttatttatttctttattttaaaatactaaaaattgtagaagatttagaaaattaaagaattgtgAATGTGAATAAACtgaattgtcaaaaaattttacgcaGTATCATGTTATGTTGCTTATAAAAATCATcaagaatatatttgaaataatttgaaaataagaataaattgtgtattagtaacttgttttataatttattaataataataaattttaatatttgaatttttgattaaaaacaatgttttaaattctaataaaacatGAACAATTACgggaaaaagttttttatcttaattaacgaaacaattcaacaaatttttacgattAGTTTTTAAGTTTGCGTTTAGAATTTGCGTTACACTGAGGATGGCCTGATATACaggccgaaacgtttgtttatttgtactttgtaagaaatatatgttttcaTGCGATAACATGCACCATTAGTTTTCATtgtctttcttttattattgatagttttaaattctttttgctAAACTTGATATAAaccgaaataaaaagaaattccGAATAAATGCATACATATTTACTTCTGTGGATTTTATacaattcatttatttactcGCGCAGCTTTTTTTGAGTgcaataatgcaattaaaagcGACGCTATCAGTCACTTGATAAATAATCaacatatacatttacaaTAAGAGAATGGAATTAATgagttttacttttatataagaatagcaa
This window of the Linepithema humile isolate Giens D197 chromosome 1, Lhum_UNIL_v1.0, whole genome shotgun sequence genome carries:
- the LOC105667677 gene encoding zinc carboxypeptidase, with protein sequence MWKIIVLCTIVGLAAAQKATFKNYKVFRIIPTTEAQVEILREFQEVSDGFSFWEAPSYVNKQADLMVAPHKLPEFYDAMAQVNIPYQICIDDVQELIEETTSLSRSRTFDFTSYHTLDVIYKRLDELAAEHPNKVQVVVGGKTYEGRQIKGVKVSFKANNPGIFVEGGIHAREWISPATVMFILEQLLTSKDADVRALAESHDWYIFPSFNPDGYVYTHTKNRLWRKTRKPYSVLCYGSDPNRNWDYRWRTGGASSNPCDETYAGSAPFSDIETKSLSEYIKSISDKFYAYISFHSYSQLLMFPYGHTREHLENHDELLAIGSKSIAALKKRYGTEYVTGNIAETIYIATGSTVDYVKGVLRKPISYTYELRDRGRYGFLLPPDQIIPTGEETMDSLVALFKEAKARGYPKNI